Proteins encoded by one window of uncultured Campylobacter sp.:
- the nuoL gene encoding NADH-quinone oxidoreductase subunit L: MLDTVFVWLLIALFAPLASAIFAGVFIRAKDKMFIGVVCSALVILSTIASLALMELVSDNRLISVSLADFISTGFLDAKFSFLIDSVSAVMMVVVGIVSSVVHVYSIYYMWDDENFAKFFSFLGLFVFSMLVLVTSDNFLGLFIGWEGVGLCSWLLIGFWYNRSNYSWCANEAFIMNRIADLGMLLGIFLIYLNFGSLRYEVVFANAAGLEPEILTLIAALLFIGAMGKSAQFPFHTWLADAMAGPTPVSALIHAATMVTAGVYLVIRANAIFALAPEVSGFIVCLGAFVAVFAASMALVHNDLKKIIAYSTLSQLGYMFVAAGLGAYWIALFHLATHAFFKALLFLGAGNVMHAMKDDLNIQNMGGLYKFMRPTAILMCIGSLALCGFYPFAGFFSKDKILEAAWSADAYFIWALLFAGAAMTTFYSVRLIMLVFFGKAKYSHHPHEAKGFALIAMGVLAVPAVIAGFFEHDFAEFVLNILPGFKISIPHGVEVILIALTLAMISAVAIGTIWTYGKGKFSQNLKNCKFYKILIAQYFIPQIYERVIVRGYAKLSEICAKCDGAIIDASVDLIARVAVKSGEGADRASNSGDLSANLRWMVLGSFILLILAFAL, from the coding sequence ATGCTTGATACCGTTTTTGTGTGGCTCTTAATCGCCCTTTTCGCACCGCTTGCCTCGGCGATCTTCGCAGGCGTTTTCATTCGCGCCAAAGATAAGATGTTTATTGGCGTAGTCTGCTCGGCGCTGGTGATTTTAAGTACTATCGCGTCGCTTGCTTTGATGGAGCTCGTCTCTGACAACCGCCTAATCAGCGTAAGCTTAGCCGATTTCATAAGCACGGGATTTTTGGACGCAAAATTTAGCTTTCTCATAGATAGCGTAAGTGCGGTGATGATGGTGGTCGTAGGCATCGTTTCCAGCGTAGTGCACGTGTACTCGATCTACTATATGTGGGATGATGAAAACTTCGCTAAATTTTTCAGCTTCCTGGGGCTTTTTGTATTTTCGATGCTGGTTTTGGTAACGAGCGATAATTTTTTAGGGCTTTTCATCGGCTGGGAGGGGGTCGGACTCTGCTCGTGGCTGCTGATCGGCTTTTGGTACAACAGGAGCAATTACAGCTGGTGCGCCAACGAGGCTTTCATAATGAACCGTATCGCAGATCTTGGGATGCTGCTTGGAATTTTCTTGATCTATTTAAATTTCGGCTCGCTACGCTACGAGGTAGTATTTGCGAACGCGGCGGGCTTGGAGCCTGAAATTTTAACCCTGATCGCAGCGCTTTTATTTATCGGTGCGATGGGCAAAAGCGCGCAGTTTCCGTTTCATACTTGGCTTGCCGACGCGATGGCGGGTCCGACGCCCGTGTCCGCGCTTATTCACGCAGCGACGATGGTTACGGCGGGCGTTTATCTGGTGATCCGCGCAAACGCAATTTTCGCGCTCGCGCCGGAAGTAAGCGGCTTTATCGTCTGCTTGGGCGCCTTCGTGGCGGTCTTTGCGGCGTCGATGGCGCTAGTTCATAACGATCTTAAAAAGATCATCGCCTACTCCACGCTTTCGCAGCTTGGCTATATGTTCGTAGCCGCGGGGCTCGGGGCGTATTGGATCGCGCTATTTCATCTGGCGACGCACGCGTTTTTCAAGGCGCTTCTATTTTTGGGCGCGGGCAACGTAATGCACGCGATGAAAGACGATCTAAATATCCAAAATATGGGCGGATTATATAAGTTTATGCGGCCTACGGCGATTTTAATGTGCATAGGCTCGCTTGCGCTTTGCGGATTTTATCCGTTCGCGGGCTTTTTTTCAAAAGATAAAATTTTGGAAGCGGCGTGGAGCGCGGACGCGTATTTCATCTGGGCGCTGCTATTTGCGGGCGCCGCGATGACGACATTTTACAGCGTGCGCCTAATAATGCTTGTGTTTTTCGGTAAGGCAAAATACTCGCACCATCCGCACGAGGCGAAAGGCTTTGCCCTCATTGCGATGGGCGTATTAGCCGTGCCTGCGGTGATCGCTGGCTTTTTCGAGCACGACTTTGCGGAGTTTGTGCTTAACATACTGCCGGGCTTTAAAATTTCAATCCCGCACGGCGTAGAGGTAATTTTGATCGCCCTAACGCTAGCGATGATAAGCGCGGTGGCGATCGGCACGATTTGGACATACGGCAAGGGTAAATTTAGCCAAAATTTAAAGAACTGCAAATTTTATAAAATTTTGATCGCGCAGTATTTTATCCCGCAAATTTACGAGCGCGTGATCGTGCGCGGATACGCTAAGCTTAGCGAGATCTGCGCTAAATGCGACGGCGCGATCATAGACGCCAGCGTCGATCTGATCGCTCGCGTGGCGGTAAAAAGCGGCGAAGGTGCGGATCGCGCGAGCAATAGCGGAGATTTGAGCGCAAATTTAAGGTGGATGGTTTTGGGATCTTTCATTTTGCTGATTTTGGCGTTTGCGCTGTGA
- the nuoH gene encoding NADH-quinone oxidoreductase subunit NuoH — translation MSDSAFYFVATVLKALVILAVIALLSGLATYAERKVLAFMQRRIGPSMVGPAGLLQVGADMIKLFTKEDAIPARANKLLFKIAPIISATGAFVALSVVPLLPEFTIGGRAIQPILSDINVGILFLLGASGTCVYGLLIGGLASYNKWGTIGAFRAFLQISCFEVINGLSLIPIVMITGSLSLIDIVSAQSGGIDKWFIWKEPVCFALFLIAAFVECNRTPLCLTENETEIVAGAGTAYSGMRWGMFFIGEYANIITYSVVTTLLFLGGFNAFWFIPGGIMMVLKSSLVFFCFLWARAAWPHLRPDQLMGLCWKVCMPLALACVLITALAIV, via the coding sequence ATGAGCGATAGTGCATTTTATTTCGTAGCCACCGTCTTAAAGGCACTTGTGATTTTAGCCGTCATCGCGCTGCTCTCGGGGCTTGCGACCTACGCCGAGCGCAAGGTGCTTGCCTTTATGCAGCGCAGGATCGGGCCCTCTATGGTCGGGCCTGCAGGGCTTTTGCAGGTAGGCGCGGATATGATAAAGCTTTTTACCAAAGAGGACGCGATCCCTGCGCGGGCGAATAAGCTTCTTTTTAAAATCGCGCCGATAATCTCGGCTACGGGAGCTTTTGTGGCGCTTTCGGTGGTGCCGCTGCTGCCGGAGTTTACTATCGGCGGGCGGGCTATACAGCCGATTTTAAGCGATATAAATGTGGGAATTTTATTCCTGCTCGGAGCTAGCGGCACCTGCGTTTACGGACTGCTGATCGGAGGGCTTGCAAGCTACAATAAATGGGGAACGATAGGCGCGTTTCGCGCGTTTTTGCAGATTAGCTGCTTTGAGGTGATAAATGGGCTTAGCCTGATCCCTATCGTGATGATCACGGGCTCACTCTCGCTTATAGACATCGTAAGCGCGCAAAGCGGCGGCATCGACAAGTGGTTTATCTGGAAAGAGCCCGTCTGCTTCGCGCTATTTCTCATCGCCGCCTTCGTAGAGTGCAACCGCACGCCGCTGTGCCTTACCGAAAACGAAACCGAGATCGTAGCGGGCGCAGGTACGGCGTATTCAGGAATGCGCTGGGGTATGTTTTTTATCGGCGAATACGCCAATATCATAACCTACTCAGTCGTTACGACGCTACTGTTTTTGGGCGGATTTAACGCGTTTTGGTTTATCCCCGGCGGTATTATGATGGTATTAAAATCAAGCCTCGTGTTTTTCTGCTTTCTATGGGCTCGCGCGGCGTGGCCGCATCTGCGCCCCGATCAGCTGATGGGGCTTTGCTGGAAAGTCTGCATGCCGCTAGCTCTTGCTTGCGTGCTAATTACGGCGCTAGCGATCGTTTAA
- a CDS encoding NADH-ubiquinone oxidoreductase subunit E family protein: MKRYDLRHLGDKFLNRMGEILKNSARGETMIFMFEMGDFSAVQKSADLVEGLNSTLLSSIRYNQVDWMVVAKKGRG, encoded by the coding sequence ATGAAGCGCTACGATTTGAGGCATCTGGGCGATAAATTTTTAAACCGCATGGGCGAAATTTTGAAAAATTCCGCTCGCGGCGAGACGATGATCTTTATGTTTGAGATGGGCGATTTCAGCGCGGTTCAAAAAAGCGCCGATCTGGTAGAGGGGCTAAATTCCACGCTTTTAAGCTCGATTCGTTATAACCAAGTCGATTGGATGGTCGTCGCCAAAAAGGGGAGAGGATGA
- a CDS encoding NADH-quinone oxidoreductase subunit G → MAKITIDGKACECDEGEYILQVARRCGVFIPALCYLSGGTPTLACRLCMVEADGKRVYSCNAKAKDGMVVYSRSPEIDAEREAITQVYCINHPMACGVCDQSGECELQNLAHLMRTNAQSYAIRDTAREVQDWGYLSYDPSLCIVCERCITAAKDRLGVDAFKLVPRGGDAPSKEQKDAMPKDAYAVWNKLQKSLIARVNDEDDCANYGESAAVCPTGALVESAFKYVSNAWELRQIPASNPHSSDCELLYYEVKRRGIGDPREKIYRVSSDINFSILHAGARFGWDFSNERASKNEAVFSRIVRGIEDGEIKNIKFNSFITNEEARILELLRQKFKLALINDEALAYQKFLREFSKLSGAKFYNADSQTIKNSDFIVVCGTFLRSDAPNLGYAVNSACKLNKASGIYFHPFCDEGIKGFGKNFIHQPHAAGLEAQILLWILQKFGRDLPEWLDAKLAAEFEISHAAAKENLDEKSAGSRNPENSAEANGSGNVASASGDADSASADGNAENSAKNSAQNSENPAESKISNFARALGLDEQKIDEILAKKERFSLIIGEDFIRTPNSATLARLAGLVQCYTPFKVLLVPPRTNSLGVALICELSAQASAGEALGYNEAGDISFGVLEADLDAPSLVQQEGTFTNYDKRVVPTNAALDYGGYELNDIACALGVCAEHAIGYTPSLGADFEPIKFDDLENFYDNGGANHRGYELRNEELAASEEEFEISLSAPISAGEGEILIYEANPLHQFNKFSGASSGLGEAGALYLSPDIAEALGVSAGDVVKIYKADGASNDEKTSGAGKTGAADNESDKGGTSGAKKADRVSAARKADAFGNENGESGAEGLVSLKREIVASVKIDMGFSGAYLPYFDEKLRGEIFFKTSRYAGVKIEKISKERADER, encoded by the coding sequence ATGGCAAAGATCACAATCGACGGTAAAGCTTGCGAGTGCGACGAGGGCGAGTATATCTTGCAGGTCGCGCGTCGCTGCGGCGTTTTTATCCCTGCGCTTTGTTATCTAAGCGGCGGTACGCCGACGCTCGCATGCAGGCTTTGTATGGTCGAAGCGGACGGCAAGCGCGTCTATAGCTGCAACGCCAAGGCCAAGGACGGCATGGTCGTTTACAGCCGCAGTCCCGAGATCGACGCCGAGCGCGAGGCGATCACGCAGGTTTATTGTATCAACCATCCGATGGCGTGCGGGGTTTGCGATCAAAGCGGTGAGTGCGAACTTCAAAATTTAGCCCATCTGATGCGCACAAATGCCCAAAGCTACGCTATCCGCGATACGGCGCGCGAGGTGCAGGATTGGGGATATTTAAGCTACGATCCTAGCCTTTGCATCGTTTGCGAGCGCTGTATCACCGCCGCGAAAGACCGCCTGGGCGTAGATGCGTTTAAGCTCGTTCCGCGCGGCGGAGACGCGCCGAGTAAGGAGCAAAAGGACGCGATGCCAAAAGACGCCTACGCCGTGTGGAACAAGCTGCAAAAAAGCCTAATCGCGCGGGTTAACGATGAGGATGATTGCGCAAACTACGGCGAGAGCGCAGCGGTCTGCCCGACGGGGGCTCTGGTAGAGAGCGCGTTTAAATACGTTTCAAACGCCTGGGAGTTGCGCCAAATCCCCGCTTCCAATCCGCACAGCAGCGACTGCGAGCTGCTTTATTACGAGGTCAAGCGCCGCGGCATAGGCGACCCGCGTGAAAAAATTTATCGCGTTAGTAGCGACATAAATTTTAGCATCCTGCATGCAGGAGCGCGCTTCGGCTGGGATTTTTCAAACGAGCGAGCGAGCAAAAACGAAGCGGTTTTTAGCCGCATCGTGCGCGGCATCGAGGACGGCGAGATTAAAAATATCAAATTTAATAGCTTCATTACCAACGAAGAAGCGCGGATTTTAGAGCTTTTGCGGCAAAAATTTAAGCTCGCTCTGATTAACGACGAAGCGCTTGCGTATCAAAAATTCCTACGCGAATTTTCTAAGCTTAGCGGCGCGAAATTTTATAATGCGGATTCGCAGACGATTAAAAACAGCGATTTCATCGTAGTTTGCGGCACGTTTTTACGTAGCGACGCACCAAATCTGGGCTATGCGGTAAACAGCGCCTGCAAACTAAATAAGGCAAGCGGGATCTATTTTCATCCGTTTTGCGACGAGGGCATTAAGGGCTTTGGCAAAAATTTTATCCATCAGCCGCACGCCGCGGGCTTGGAGGCACAGATCCTGCTTTGGATCTTGCAAAAGTTTGGGCGCGATCTGCCTGAGTGGCTGGATGCGAAACTCGCGGCGGAATTTGAAATTTCGCATGCCGCGGCGAAGGAAAATTTAGACGAGAAATCCGCGGGTTCGCGAAATCCTGAGAATTCTGCAGAGGCAAATGGCTCTGGGAACGTTGCGAGTGCGAGCGGCGACGCAGATTCCGCAAGTGCTGACGGCAACGCTGAAAATTCCGCAAAAAATTCCGCGCAGAATTCCGAAAATCCTGCGGAAAGTAAAATTTCAAATTTTGCCCGCGCGCTGGGTCTGGACGAGCAAAAAATAGATGAAATTTTGGCCAAAAAGGAGCGTTTTTCGCTCATCATCGGCGAGGATTTTATCCGCACGCCAAATAGCGCTACGCTCGCGCGCCTGGCGGGTTTAGTGCAGTGCTACACGCCATTTAAGGTGCTATTGGTGCCGCCGCGCACGAACAGTCTGGGCGTCGCGCTCATCTGCGAGCTTAGCGCGCAAGCGAGCGCGGGCGAGGCGCTAGGCTACAATGAAGCGGGCGATATAAGCTTCGGCGTGCTGGAAGCGGATCTGGACGCGCCTAGCTTGGTGCAGCAGGAGGGCACGTTTACGAACTACGATAAGCGCGTGGTGCCTACCAATGCGGCGCTTGATTACGGCGGATACGAGCTAAACGACATCGCCTGTGCGCTTGGGGTTTGCGCGGAGCATGCGATTGGCTATACGCCTAGCTTGGGCGCGGATTTTGAGCCGATTAAATTTGACGATTTAGAAAATTTTTACGACAACGGCGGCGCAAACCACCGCGGATATGAGCTGCGAAACGAGGAGCTCGCCGCTAGCGAGGAGGAGTTTGAAATTTCGCTTTCAGCGCCGATTAGCGCGGGCGAGGGCGAAATTTTAATCTATGAGGCAAATCCGCTGCATCAATTCAATAAATTTAGCGGCGCAAGCAGCGGGCTGGGCGAAGCGGGCGCGCTGTATCTAAGCCCCGACATCGCCGAAGCTCTGGGCGTGAGCGCGGGCGACGTCGTTAAAATTTACAAAGCAGACGGCGCGAGCAATGATGAAAAAACTAGCGGCGCGGGCAAAACTGGCGCTGCTGATAATGAAAGCGACAAGGGCGGCACTAGCGGTGCAAAAAAAGCGGATCGCGTTAGTGCTGCGCGTAAAGCCGATGCCTTCGGTAATGAAAATGGCGAAAGCGGCGCAGAGGGGCTCGTAAGCTTAAAGCGCGAAATCGTCGCTAGCGTAAAGATCGATATGGGCTTTAGCGGCGCGTATCTGCCGTATTTTGATGAGAAACTACGCGGCGAGATATTTTTCAAAACCTCGCGCTACGCCGGCGTAAAAATCGAGAAAATTTCAAAGGAGAGGGCAGATGAGCGATAG
- the nuoD gene encoding NADH dehydrogenase (quinone) subunit D: protein MQNPSKLRPFFENIEYEREGANMILNFGPQHPSAHGQLKLVLELDGERIVRARPGVGYMHRGIEKMAENMIYAEFVPVTDRIDYIASGSNNYGFCAAVEKLCGIEVPRRAQIIRTILLELNRISSHLLFLGTHALDIGAMTVFLYCFRSREYILDLIEKYCGARLTHNNIKIGGVFLDLPNGWLEEMLKFCEEFPSDIKEFEDMLDTNRIWLMRTEGVGVISHEAALSCGCSGVTLRASGHAWDIRKEEPYLIYDELDFDVPYASEGDCYARYKCYMAEMRESLKILRQCAKHYPLSDPQILAIDPAYVNPSKEQIMTQNYSLMQHFVLVTQGLRPPVGEIYAASESPKGELGFYIRSMGESRPYRLKIRTPSFWHCAVYEEILPGQYLADAAAIIGSTNIILGEVDR from the coding sequence ATGCAAAATCCAAGCAAGCTAAGACCGTTTTTCGAAAACATCGAGTACGAGCGCGAGGGCGCGAATATGATCTTAAATTTCGGTCCGCAGCATCCAAGCGCGCACGGCCAACTAAAGCTCGTGCTGGAGCTTGACGGCGAGCGCATCGTGCGCGCCCGCCCCGGCGTGGGCTACATGCACCGAGGCATCGAAAAGATGGCAGAAAATATGATCTACGCGGAGTTCGTTCCAGTAACAGATCGCATCGATTACATCGCATCGGGCTCGAACAACTACGGCTTTTGCGCCGCGGTCGAGAAGCTCTGCGGCATTGAAGTGCCGCGCCGCGCGCAGATCATCCGCACGATCTTGCTTGAGCTTAATCGCATCAGCTCGCACCTTCTGTTTTTGGGCACGCACGCGCTTGACATCGGCGCGATGACGGTATTTCTTTATTGCTTTCGCTCGCGCGAATATATACTCGATCTGATAGAAAAATACTGCGGCGCGCGCCTTACGCACAATAATATCAAAATCGGCGGCGTATTTTTGGACCTGCCTAACGGCTGGCTAGAAGAGATGTTAAAGTTTTGCGAGGAATTTCCAAGCGATATTAAAGAATTTGAAGATATGCTCGATACGAATAGAATTTGGCTAATGCGAACCGAAGGGGTGGGTGTGATCTCGCACGAAGCGGCTCTTAGCTGCGGCTGTAGCGGCGTGACGCTCCGCGCTAGCGGGCATGCTTGGGATATTCGAAAAGAAGAGCCCTATCTCATCTACGACGAGCTTGATTTTGACGTGCCGTATGCGAGCGAGGGCGATTGCTACGCGCGCTATAAGTGTTATATGGCGGAGATGCGCGAGAGCCTTAAAATTTTGCGCCAGTGCGCGAAACACTATCCGCTAAGCGATCCGCAAATTTTAGCGATCGATCCCGCTTACGTAAATCCGAGCAAAGAGCAGATCATGACGCAGAACTACTCGCTGATGCAGCATTTCGTGCTGGTTACGCAGGGTTTGCGCCCGCCCGTGGGCGAAATTTACGCCGCGAGCGAGAGTCCTAAAGGCGAGCTTGGATTTTATATCCGCTCGATGGGCGAAAGCCGCCCGTACCGCCTTAAGATTCGCACGCCGAGCTTTTGGCACTGCGCGGTCTATGAAGAAATTTTGCCCGGGCAGTATCTTGCCGATGCAGCGGCGATCATCGGCAGCACGAATATCATTTTAGGCGAGGTGGATCGATGA
- a CDS encoding NADH-quinone oxidoreductase subunit M, which translates to MEYFLSLVIFFPAVAAVLGFLIDEASIKTYAVTMSFIEFVLSLVLWILYEPVDGIAFSVLHPFISEYGINYFIGVDGISLFLVILSTLVTFLALLSLSIKERAKNLIICILFLEMTMVGVFVALDAILFYIFWELSLIPMLYIIGAWGSGKRIYAAVKFFIYTFLGSMFLLVGLVAMSYFYHEATGEYSFNILDWQSLSLPLSTQIPLFLAFSVAFAIKTPCFPFHTWLPYAHGQAPTIGSVLLAAVLLKMGTYGFVRFSLPMFPDASVHFSGMMCAVAIVMIIYASFIAFAQKDIKQVIAYSSIAHMGVIMLGIFSMSAEGVSGAVFLMISHGIVSGGLFMLVGFLYDRRHTKLFSEFGGLARVMPLYAFCFCVVLLGSIGLPLTIGFVGEFLSLAGIFKISFSYALLGGLGIIMGAIYSMNLYKKTFFGALVHEENKKLSDLNRTELCSIVPICTLVVALGVAPNLMLKSIEPSVTQSLELMFNKASQTATRAYMEKANFKVRSDAK; encoded by the coding sequence ATGGAATACTTTTTAAGTTTGGTTATATTTTTTCCGGCGGTAGCTGCGGTTTTAGGCTTTTTGATCGACGAAGCGAGCATTAAGACCTACGCCGTTACGATGAGCTTTATAGAGTTCGTGCTCTCGCTTGTTTTGTGGATACTCTACGAGCCGGTGGACGGCATCGCGTTTAGCGTGCTGCACCCTTTCATAAGCGAATACGGCATCAACTACTTCATCGGCGTGGACGGAATTTCGCTGTTTTTAGTGATCCTAAGCACGCTGGTTACATTTTTGGCGCTGCTTAGTCTAAGTATCAAAGAGCGCGCGAAAAATTTAATCATCTGCATTTTGTTTTTAGAGATGACGATGGTGGGCGTTTTCGTGGCGCTGGATGCGATACTTTTTTACATCTTTTGGGAGCTTTCGCTTATTCCGATGCTCTATATCATCGGCGCGTGGGGCAGCGGCAAGAGAATTTACGCCGCGGTGAAATTTTTCATCTATACCTTTCTAGGTTCGATGTTTCTACTCGTAGGGCTCGTAGCGATGAGCTATTTCTATCACGAGGCTACGGGCGAGTACAGCTTTAATATCCTAGACTGGCAGAGCTTGTCGCTACCGCTTAGCACGCAAATTCCTCTATTTCTGGCATTTTCGGTCGCTTTTGCGATCAAGACGCCTTGCTTTCCTTTTCATACCTGGCTTCCGTACGCGCACGGGCAGGCCCCTACGATAGGCTCGGTTCTGCTTGCCGCGGTGCTTCTTAAGATGGGTACCTACGGCTTCGTGCGATTTTCGCTGCCGATGTTTCCGGACGCGAGCGTGCATTTTAGCGGGATGATGTGCGCCGTAGCGATCGTTATGATCATCTACGCGAGTTTCATCGCCTTTGCGCAAAAGGACATCAAACAGGTTATCGCGTATAGCTCGATCGCGCATATGGGCGTCATAATGCTAGGAATTTTTTCAATGAGCGCGGAGGGGGTGAGCGGCGCGGTATTTTTGATGATCAGCCACGGCATCGTAAGCGGCGGGCTTTTTATGCTCGTAGGCTTTTTATACGACCGCAGGCACACGAAGCTTTTTAGCGAATTTGGCGGGCTTGCGCGGGTGATGCCGCTTTATGCGTTTTGCTTTTGCGTCGTGCTGCTAGGCTCGATAGGCCTTCCGCTTACGATCGGCTTCGTGGGAGAATTCCTAAGCCTTGCGGGGATTTTTAAAATCAGTTTTAGCTATGCGCTTTTGGGCGGGCTCGGCATCATAATGGGCGCGATCTATTCGATGAATCTTTATAAAAAGACCTTCTTCGGCGCGCTCGTGCATGAGGAGAATAAGAAGCTAAGCGATCTAAACAGAACCGAGCTTTGCTCTATTGTCCCGATCTGCACGCTAGTAGTGGCGCTGGGCGTTGCGCCGAATCTGATGTTAAAGAGCATCGAGCCTAGCGTGACGCAGAGCCTTGAGTTGATGTTTAACAAAGCCTCTCAAACCGCGACCCGCGCCTATATGGAAAAAGCAAATTTTAAGGTAAGAAGCGATGCAAAATAA
- a CDS encoding NADH-quinone oxidoreductase subunit J translates to MIQTLAFYFFSAVCLALFGISVFSKNVLYALSALAGGMVFMSGFFFLLDAEFLGVVQIIVYTGAVIVLYGFALMFLGADKNVSEPKKGTRLFFALSGVIAFLLVIIVLGAVVANNVETLKILNTDDTEALGMIIFTKYLAIFELAAVMLLVAMICAIVLAHKQMDASLTYEESEG, encoded by the coding sequence ATGATACAAACGCTTGCATTTTATTTTTTCAGCGCGGTTTGCCTGGCGCTTTTCGGCATCAGCGTTTTTAGCAAAAACGTCCTTTACGCCCTTAGCGCGCTGGCCGGCGGCATGGTTTTTATGAGCGGATTTTTTTTCTTGCTGGATGCGGAGTTTTTAGGCGTGGTGCAGATCATAGTTTACACGGGCGCCGTTATCGTGCTTTACGGCTTCGCGCTGATGTTTTTGGGCGCGGATAAAAACGTAAGCGAGCCAAAAAAGGGCACAAGGCTATTTTTCGCGCTTAGCGGCGTGATCGCATTTTTGCTCGTGATTATCGTGCTTGGCGCGGTGGTTGCGAACAACGTAGAAACGCTTAAAATTTTAAACACCGACGATACCGAGGCGCTTGGGATGATTATCTTTACGAAATATCTAGCGATTTTCGAGCTTGCAGCCGTGATGCTGCTCGTGGCGATGATCTGCGCTATCGTGCTTGCGCATAAGCAGATGGACGCAAGCCTGACATACGAAGAGAGCGAGGGATAA
- a CDS encoding NADH-quinone oxidoreductase subunit C, whose protein sequence is RRARLKCFVPNESFLQSAAGIYKSANWAERELYDMMGVWIENHPNLARLIMPDDWFGHPLLKSYPLQGDEFAKWYEVDKIFGVGARERIGEENRNSAFVDEKDTFNFARLYHEGGYGEPRPQEKILQEYQEEGGVRFVKRVKRGIYKIITKRK, encoded by the coding sequence CGCGCCGCGCGCGGCTAAAGTGCTTCGTGCCGAATGAGAGCTTTTTGCAAAGCGCTGCGGGCATCTATAAAAGCGCGAACTGGGCGGAGCGCGAGCTATACGATATGATGGGCGTTTGGATTGAAAATCATCCGAACTTAGCGCGCCTAATAATGCCCGATGATTGGTTCGGACACCCGCTTTTAAAGTCCTATCCGCTGCAAGGAGACGAGTTTGCGAAGTGGTACGAGGTGGATAAAATTTTTGGGGTCGGCGCGCGCGAGCGGATCGGCGAAGAAAACCGAAATTCCGCATTCGTGGATGAAAAAGATACCTTTAACTTCGCGCGGCTCTATCACGAGGGCGGTTACGGAGAGCCGCGGCCGCAAGAGAAAATTTTACAAGAATATCAGGAAGAGGGCGGCGTGCGTTTCGTAAAACGCGTTAAACGCGGAATTTACAAGATCATCACAAAGAGAAAATAA
- the nuoK gene encoding NADH-quinone oxidoreductase subunit NuoK, whose product MSLNHYLIVAAMMFGLGLAGMMKRRNLIMLFFSSEILLNAANLALVAVAKFYDNINGEIFALFIVAIAASEMAVGLGLLILWYKKTGSIELDSFVNFKNPSKDGPDA is encoded by the coding sequence ATGAGTCTAAATCACTATCTGATCGTCGCTGCGATGATGTTTGGGCTCGGGCTTGCGGGTATGATGAAGCGACGGAATTTAATAATGCTCTTTTTTTCGAGCGAAATTCTATTAAACGCCGCAAATTTAGCTCTTGTCGCCGTAGCGAAATTTTACGACAACATAAACGGCGAAATTTTTGCGCTTTTCATCGTCGCGATTGCCGCGAGCGAGATGGCTGTGGGGCTTGGACTACTCATCTTGTGGTATAAGAAAACGGGCAGCATCGAACTTGACAGCTTCGTAAATTTTAAAAATCCTTCCAAGGATGGACCGGATGCTTGA